In Humulus lupulus chromosome 7, drHumLupu1.1, whole genome shotgun sequence, the following are encoded in one genomic region:
- the LOC133792437 gene encoding 5'-3' exoribonuclease 3-like — protein sequence MAVPAFNRWLVNKFPNVLANVVEAKGENLDTSLPNPNGIEFDNLYLDLNNIIHPCFHPEDDEEELPPPITFEEVFENIFKYIDRVFNIVRPRKLLYMAIDGVAPRAKRKQQRARRFRNAKDKAIAEEEELRVKRQFEMEGKQVLPKQESELSDSNIIIPGTKFMQDLSKALNNYIKSRLSSDLGWRDIKVILSDANVPGEGEHKIMSFIRQQRKLPSYNPNTRHCLYGLDADLIMLALAVHEVHFSLLREDVLVEEQHGHLSYKPFPDTQTKSSSLRCRGRWFPNVSKLEEKDSYSIVRVKHYQFLHVWILREYLELDLQISDPPESFKFDIERIVDDFIFMCFFVGNDFLPRTPSLSIHEGAIDLLMTVYKKEMKNIGDYLVDMLLAEDKKAEFIKLSRVEKFILLVGTFEEKIFKKRSELWERKLKHLCAHAVHDEDYNNSCKAESNNSNNSAIVSLESKSCDYSEMVNNTKELKQTVKDNLSRKSNLFQNGDIVDKVKLGSPGYKERYYREKFFAYNADEIESTRKKLVRDYTEGLIWVLLYYFSETPSWTWFYPYHYGPFVSDFKGISQVKENFVKGVPFKPFDHQLSILPPRSAHVLPVAYQTLMNDDSPIIDLFPNDVEIDVDGNCFTWQGVCKLPLIDESRLLSETVKLVKDLGVEESERNMVKCDQLLVRSTHKVGSHILSVYRQRNEITEGTSLSSYLIIFSVLLSEVIGGSLRLSHKYIVMDNEEVHDSNKDFVLCADYEPPNCGAHIPRLLDGVKLPEKIIREEDLEDTELWHEYCGMKQDKRYNMNIQDRFRKVSINSEYMHNGSGSSGWRSAGRGMARTEYNGSLVMHNRQRSASHDHVVYKSCDTGWGNSKAHNINAIRSSSEKGNFHNDQASSLQTSGSCEKWKKVTTPWATPLTQPNRIGQPRNGNVWQSSQNISRSDVSNNWRHGSWKTSDNRSMKAKEFVNSEHIQVCFVAVSATEWYSALVEDRAMVHCFFEFPDIKFRTRYTKYALVDENACILVKEL from the exons ATGGCAGTGCCTGCGTTTAATCGTTGGTTAGTGAACAAGTTTCCAAATGTGCTGGCAAACGTCGTTGAAGCTAAAGGGGAGAACTTAGATACAAGCTTACCGAACCCAAATGGGATTGAGTTCGATAACCTTTATCTTGACTTGAATAACATTATTCACCCCTGTTTTCATcctgaagatgatgaagaagaa CTTCCTCCTCCAATAACTTTTGAAGAAGTCTTCGAGAACATATTCAAATACATTGATCGAGTCTTCAACATCGTTAGACCTCGGAAACTTTTATACATGGCCATCG ATGGAGTTGCTCCAAGAGCTAAGAGGAAACAGCAACGAGCTAGGCGTTTTCGTAATGCGAAAGACAAAGCAATTGCT GAAGAGGAAGAACTTAGAGTGAAGAGACAGTTTGAAATGGAAGGTAAACAAGTACTTCCAAAGCAGGAATCTGAGCTATCTGATTCTAACATAATCATTCCTGGAACAAAGTTCATGCAAGACTTGTCAAAAGCACTTAATAACTATATTAAGTCTCGGTTAAGTAGCGATTTGGGGTGGAGGGATATCAAG GTGATTCTTTCTGATGCCAATGTTCCTGGGGAAGGAGAACACAAAATCATGTCGTTCATACGGCAGCAGCGTAAACTTCCTTCTTACAATCCCAACACTCGTCACTGCTTATACGGACTG GACGCGGATCTCATTATGCTGGCATTGGCTGTCCATGAAGTTCATTTTTCATTATTGAGAGAG GATGTGCTTGTTGAAGAGCAGCATGGCCATTTGAGTTATAAACCATTTCCTGATACACAAACAAAGTCATCTTCACTTCGATGTAGAGGACGATGGTTTCCAAatgtatcaaagttagaagaaaaaGACAGTTACTCCATTGTTAGAGTGAAGCATTATCAG TTTCTGCATGTTTGGATATTGAGGGAATATTTGGAGCTTGACCTGCAAATTTCTGATCCTCCTGAGAGCTTTAAGTTCGATATTGAGCGGATAGTAGATGACTTTATATTCATGTGTTTCTTTGTTGGAAATGATTTTCTTCCTCGCACACCCTCTTTGTCAATTCATGAG GGTGCAATTGATTTGTTGATGACTGTTTacaagaaagagatgaaaaataTTGGTGACTATCTTGTTGATATGCTCCTG GCGGAGGACAAGAAAGCGGAGTTTATCAAATTATCTAGAGTTGAGAAGTTCATTCTCTTGGTTGGTACATTTGAAGAGAAAATTTTCAAGAAAAGATCAGAACTATGGGAACGAAAGCTTAAACATCTTTGCGCACATGCT GTACATGATGAGGATTATAATAATTCCTGTAAGGCTGAAAGTAACAATTCCAATAATTCTGCAATTGTGTCATTGGAAAGTAAATCTTGTGACTATTCGGAG ATGGTCAATAATACAAAGGAATTGAAGCAAACAGTGAAAGATAACCTTAGCAGGAAATCCAATTTGTTTCAAAATGGAGATATTGTTGACAAG GTGAAACTTGGTTCTCCTGGTTATAAAGAGAGATATTATAGAGAGAAGTTTTTTGCATATAATGCAGATGAGATTGAAAGTACAAGGAAAAAATTA GTAAGAGACTATACTGAAGGATTAATTTGGGTACTTTTGTACTATTTTTCTGAAACTCCATCGTGGACTTG GTTCTATCCCTATCACTATGGACCGTTTGTTTCCGACTTCAAGGGCATATCCCAGGTCAAAGAAAATTTTGTAAAAGGTGTTCCATTTAAACCGTTTGATCATCAATTGAGTATCCTGCCCCCAAGGAG TGCTCATGTACTTCCCGTTGCGTATCAGACACTAATGAATGATGATAGCCCTATTATTGATCTTTTCCCAAATG ATGTCGAGATTGATGTGGATGGAAATTGTTTTACATGGCAG GGAGTTTGTAAGCTTCCGTTGATAGATGAAAGTCGCCTTCTTTCTGAAACTGTGAAATTAGTGAAGGATCTTGGG GTTGAAGAAAGTGAGAGGAACATGGTGAAATGTGATCAGCTACTAGTGCGATCCACACACAAGGTAGGATCACACATCCTTTCGGTTTATAGACAGCGCAATGAGATCACAGAAGGCACtagtttgag CTCTTATCTCATAATTTTCTCTGTTCTTCTTAGTGAAGTAATTGGCGGTTCTTTACGGCTTAGCCACAAGTACATTGTTATGGATAATGAAGAAGTTCATGACAGCAATAAAGACTTTGTCCT ATGTGCTGATTATGAGCCACCCAATTGTGGTGCACACATTCCTCGCCTACTTGATGGTGTAAAACTACCAGAAAAG ATAATTAGAGAAGAAGACCTTGAAGACACAGAACTATGGCATGAATATTGTGGAATGAAACAAGACAAGAG ATACAACATGAACATTCAGGACAGGTTTAGAAAAGTGAGCATCAATAGTGAATACATGCACAATGGTTCTGGATCTTCTGGATGGAGATCAGCTGGAAGAGGAATGGCGAGAACCGAGTACAATGGATCTTTAGTCATGCATAACCGTCAAAGATCTGCATCTCATGATCACGTCGTGTACAAAAGTTGTGATACTGGATGGGGTAATTCGAAAGCTCATAACATCAATGCTATAAGATCGAGCAGCGAAAAGGGAAATTTCCATAATGATCAAGCCAGTTCTCTTCAAACATCTGGTTCATGTGAGAAGTGGAAGAAAGTAACAACACCATGGGCGACTCCGTTGACCCAACCTAACAGAATTGGTCAGCCAAGGAATGGAAATGTCTGGCAGTCAAGCCAGAATATTTCCCGGTCTGATGTTAGTAACAATTGGCGCCATGGTTCATGGAAAACCAGTGATAACCGCTCCATGAAAGCCAAGGA GTTTGTCAACAGTGAACATATCCAAGTGTGCTTTGTTGCTGTATCAGCAACGGAATGGTACTCAGCCTTGGTGGAAGATCGGGCTATGGTGCATTGTTTCTTCGAATTTCCGGACATTAAGTTTCGAACAAGATATACCAAGTATGCACTGGTTGATGAAAATGCATGTATACTGGTGAAAGAATTATGA